A genomic segment from Mus musculus strain C57BL/6J chromosome 13, GRCm38.p6 C57BL/6J encodes:
- the Zfp429 gene encoding zinc finger protein 429: MRLSIPVVSDKKEMLSFWDVAIDFSPEEWECLEPAQWDLYRNVMLENFSHLVFLGLAVSKPFLVTFLEQRQGPWDMKRQGAATVYPGITPNDPNNYSKLTNCKSLLITQRRNHIGEKPYKCGEFGKALSSHKTLSIHQRLHTGDKPYKCKECHKAFSTRSSLFIHMKNHTDEKIYKCEDCGRTFYYLSMLKQHQRIHSGEKPYKCEECGKCFGFPSFLKQHQRLHCRKNAYMYEECVKRFPPPLPLQEHEQIRTEEKPYKCGERYKTFRYHSALRIHKAVHTGERPYKCEECGKCFSSSSCLKKHQILHSEDNPYKCEECYKAFRNHSALRIHKTVHTGERPYKCKDCGKCYSSSSCLKRHQILHSKYNPYKCEECGKCLSSSSCLKRHQPIHSEDKPYKCEDCGRCFCSSSSLRRHQKFHSEGNPYKCEKCDKRFSCSGSLQEHQTTHTGEKPYTCENCHKAFCYRSSLRKHKTVHTREKSTQM, translated from the exons ATGCGGCTATCTATTCCAGTTGTCTCTGACAAGAAG GAAATGTTGTCCTTCTGGGATGTAGCCATTGATTTCTCTCCAGAAGAGTGGGAATGCCTGGAGCCTGCTCAGTGGGATCTGTACAGGAATGTGATGCTGGAGAATTTCAGCCACCTTGTGTTCCTGG GTCTTGCTGTCTCTAAGCCATTCCTGGTGACATTTCTGGAGCAAAGACAAGGGCCTTGGGATATGAAGAGACAAGGAGCGGCCACTGTGTACCCAG GAATAACACCCAATGATCCTAACAATTACAGCAAACTGACTAATTGTAAATCGCTCCTtattacacaaagaagaaatcatATAGGGGAGAAACCCTACAAGTGTGGAGAATTTGGTAAGGCCCTTAGTTCTCATAAAACACTTTCTATACATCAGAGACTTCACACTGGAGACAAACCTTACAAGTGTAAAGAGTGTCATAAGGCCTTCAGTACTCGCTCATCACTTTTTATACACATGAAAAATCATACTGATGAAAAAATCTACAAGTGTGAAGACTGTGGCAGAACATTTTACTATCTTTCAATGCTGAAGCAACATCAGAGAATTcattctggagagaaaccctacaaatgtgaaGAATGTGGGAAATGCTTTGGCTTTCCCTCGTTCCTTAAGCAACATCAAAGACTTCATTGTAGAAAAAATGCCTACATGTATGAAGAATGTGTCAAAAGATTTCCCCCTCCTCTACCGCTTCAGGAACATGAGCAAATCCGTACTGAagagaaaccctacaagtgtGGAGAACGTTATAAAACCTTTCGTTATCACTCAGCCCTTAGGATACACAAGGCAGTTCATACGGGAGAGAGACCTTAtaagtgtgaagagtgtggcaaatgtttttcctcatcttcctgccttaaAAAACATCAAATACTTCACTCTGAAGACAACCCTTACAAGTGTGAAGAATGTTATAAAGCCTTTCGTAATCACTCAGCCCTTAGGATTCACAAGACagttcatactggagagagaCCTTACAAGTGTAAAGACTGTGGCAAATGCTAttcctcatcttcctgccttaaAAGACATCAAATACTTCACTCTAAATACAACCCCTACAAGTGTGAAGAGTGTGGCAAATGTCTttcctcatcttcctgccttaaAAGACATCAACCAATTCACTCTGAAGACAAACCCTACAAGTGTGAAGACTGTGGCAGATGTTTCTGCTCATCCTCATCTCTTAGGCGACATCAAAAATTCCATTCTGAAGGCAATCCCTATAAGTGTGAAAAATGTGACAAAAGGTTTTCATGCTCTGGAAGTCTTCAGGAGCATCAAACaactcatactggagagaaaccatacaCTTGTGAAAATTGTCACAAAGCCTTTTGTTATCGCTCATCCCTTAGGAAACATAAGACAGTTCATACCAGAGAGAAATCCACACAAATGTGA
- the Zfp459 gene encoding zinc finger protein 459 — MLSFRDVAVDFSAEEWECLEPAQWHLYRDVMLENYSHLVFLGLADSKPQLVTFLEQRQGSTGEERQAVKAVFPGITPNDPNHYSKPTNCESLLLKRRRINTGEKPYKCEECGKALSSHKTLSIHQRLHTGDKPYKCEVCHKAFCAPSSLFIHQKNHTDEKNFKCEDCGRTFYYLSMLKQHQRIHSGEKCYKCKNCGYASYDPSFLEQHQKINCREKCYKCEDCHKAFHHQPLGYTREFILERNLSNVKSVADVLGYLNPLSNIKKST; from the exons ATGCTGTCATTCAGGGATGTGGCCGTTGATTTCTCTGCAGAAGAGTGGGAATGCCTGGAGCCTGCTCAGTGGCATCTGTACagggatgtgatgctggagaattACAGCCACCTTGTGTTCCTGG GGCTTGCTGACTCTAAGCCACAGCTGGTGACATTTCTGGAGCAAAGACAAGGCTCTACTGGTGAAGAGAGACAAGCAGTAAAAGCAGTGTTCCCAG GAATAACACCCAATGATCCTAACCATTACAGCAAGCCCACTAATTGTGAATCACTCCTTCTTAAACGAAGAAGAATTAATACAGGGGAGAAACCCTACAAGTGTGAAGAATGTGGTAAGGCCCTTAGTTCTCATAAAACACTTTCTATACACCAGAGACTTCATACTGGAGACAAACCCTACAAGTGTGAAGTGTGTCATAAGGCCTTCTGTGCTCCCTCATCACTTTTTATACACCAGAAAAATCATACTGATGAAAAAAACTTCAAGTGTGAAGACTGTGGCAGAACATTTTACTATCTTTCAATGCTGAAGCAACATCAGAGAATTCATTCTGGGGAGAAATGTTACAAGTGCAAAAATTGTGGATACGCTTCTTATGACCCTTCATTCCTTGAGCAGCATCAAAAAATTAATTGTAGGGAGAAATGCTACAAGTGTGAAGACTGTCACAAAGCCTTTCATCATCAGCCCTTAGGATACACAAGagagttcatactggagagaaacctttcaAATGTGAAAAGTGTGGCAGATGTTTTAGGGTATCTAAATCCCTTAAGCAACATAAAAAAATCCACTTAA
- the Zfp429 gene encoding zinc finger protein 429 isoform X1 codes for MLSFWDVAIDFSPEEWECLEPAQWDLYRNVMLENFSHLVFLGLAVSKPFLVTFLEQRQGPWDMKRQGAATVYPGITPNDPNNYSKLTNCKSLLITQRRNHIGEKPYKCGEFGKALSSHKTLSIHQRLHTGDKPYKCKECHKAFSTRSSLFIHMKNHTDEKIYKCEDCGRTFYYLSMLKQHQRIHSGEKPYKCEECGKCFGFPSFLKQHQRLHCRKNAYMYEECVKRFPPPLPLQEHEQIRTEEKPYKCGERYKTFRYHSALRIHKAVHTGERPYKCEECGKCFSSSSCLKKHQILHSEDNPYKCEECYKAFRNHSALRIHKTVHTGERPYKCKDCGKCYSSSSCLKRHQILHSKYNPYKCEECGKCLSSSSCLKRHQPIHSEDKPYKCEDCGRCFCSSSSLRRHQKFHSEGNPYKCEKCDKRFSCSGSLQEHQTTHTGEKPYTCENCHKAFCYRSSLRKHKTVHTREKSTQM; via the exons ATGTTGTCCTTCTGGGATGTAGCCATTGATTTCTCTCCAGAAGAGTGGGAATGCCTGGAGCCTGCTCAGTGGGATCTGTACAGGAATGTGATGCTGGAGAATTTCAGCCACCTTGTGTTCCTGG GTCTTGCTGTCTCTAAGCCATTCCTGGTGACATTTCTGGAGCAAAGACAAGGGCCTTGGGATATGAAGAGACAAGGAGCGGCCACTGTGTACCCAG GAATAACACCCAATGATCCTAACAATTACAGCAAACTGACTAATTGTAAATCGCTCCTtattacacaaagaagaaatcatATAGGGGAGAAACCCTACAAGTGTGGAGAATTTGGTAAGGCCCTTAGTTCTCATAAAACACTTTCTATACATCAGAGACTTCACACTGGAGACAAACCTTACAAGTGTAAAGAGTGTCATAAGGCCTTCAGTACTCGCTCATCACTTTTTATACACATGAAAAATCATACTGATGAAAAAATCTACAAGTGTGAAGACTGTGGCAGAACATTTTACTATCTTTCAATGCTGAAGCAACATCAGAGAATTcattctggagagaaaccctacaaatgtgaaGAATGTGGGAAATGCTTTGGCTTTCCCTCGTTCCTTAAGCAACATCAAAGACTTCATTGTAGAAAAAATGCCTACATGTATGAAGAATGTGTCAAAAGATTTCCCCCTCCTCTACCGCTTCAGGAACATGAGCAAATCCGTACTGAagagaaaccctacaagtgtGGAGAACGTTATAAAACCTTTCGTTATCACTCAGCCCTTAGGATACACAAGGCAGTTCATACGGGAGAGAGACCTTAtaagtgtgaagagtgtggcaaatgtttttcctcatcttcctgccttaaAAAACATCAAATACTTCACTCTGAAGACAACCCTTACAAGTGTGAAGAATGTTATAAAGCCTTTCGTAATCACTCAGCCCTTAGGATTCACAAGACagttcatactggagagagaCCTTACAAGTGTAAAGACTGTGGCAAATGCTAttcctcatcttcctgccttaaAAGACATCAAATACTTCACTCTAAATACAACCCCTACAAGTGTGAAGAGTGTGGCAAATGTCTttcctcatcttcctgccttaaAAGACATCAACCAATTCACTCTGAAGACAAACCCTACAAGTGTGAAGACTGTGGCAGATGTTTCTGCTCATCCTCATCTCTTAGGCGACATCAAAAATTCCATTCTGAAGGCAATCCCTATAAGTGTGAAAAATGTGACAAAAGGTTTTCATGCTCTGGAAGTCTTCAGGAGCATCAAACaactcatactggagagaaaccatacaCTTGTGAAAATTGTCACAAAGCCTTTTGTTATCGCTCATCCCTTAGGAAACATAAGACAGTTCATACCAGAGAGAAATCCACACAAATGTGA